From the Thermodesulfovibrionales bacterium genome, one window contains:
- a CDS encoding NUDIX domain-containing protein, whose amino-acid sequence MDINEPLEIVNERGEVIGLALRSEIHSNPSLMHRVVHVLIFNKAGELLLQKRSLNKDVAPGRWDTSVGGHVGVAEDLLSAARRETEEELGLTDCDLQYLYSYIHCNSSETELVASYRCIYEDPIGGIFFNRREIDEIRFWSFHEINLAVGKQILSPHCEIEYVNYVRFLDTYRCERRNSS is encoded by the coding sequence ATGGATATCAATGAACCGCTAGAGATCGTCAATGAGAGAGGAGAGGTCATTGGTCTTGCGTTGAGATCCGAGATCCATAGCAACCCTTCGCTCATGCATAGGGTTGTTCACGTGCTCATATTCAACAAGGCTGGAGAACTGCTTCTCCAGAAACGTTCCCTGAACAAGGACGTTGCCCCTGGCAGATGGGACACATCAGTGGGCGGCCATGTGGGCGTTGCTGAAGATCTTCTGTCCGCAGCGAGAAGGGAGACGGAGGAGGAACTCGGTCTTACTGACTGTGACCTGCAATATCTCTATTCGTATATCCATTGCAACTCCTCTGAGACCGAACTGGTTGCCAGCTACCGTTGCATCTATGAAGACCCTATCGGTGGGATTTTTTTTAACCGCAGGGAGATAGATGAGATAAGGTTCTGGAGTTTTCATGAGATAAATCTGGCTGTGGGCAAGCAGATACTGAGCCCTCACTGTGAGATTGAGTATGTGAACTATGTGCGCTTCTTAGACACCTATAGGTGTGAACGTCGTAACTCATCCTGA
- a CDS encoding bifunctional (p)ppGpp synthetase/guanosine-3',5'-bis(diphosphate) 3'-pyrophosphohydrolase has protein sequence MVHEVLTIHSLINKVLSYNPSADVDLLKKAYIFSREAHCSQTRIEGTPYIGHPLSVAHILADMKMDGATIASGLLHDTVEDTGVAIRDIKDIYGNEIAFLVDSLTKLSRIEFKTKEEAQAENFRKMLLAMSEDIRVIFIKFADRLHNMRTLQFLPENKRQRIATETLEIYAPLANRLGIGWLRLEFEDLSFKFLMPELYDELVMRVAKRKEEQEGYLHEVAHTVEEKLKEEGLKGKVSGRVKHYYGIYQKMQKQGITFDQVHDVLGLRIITDTKANCYTIMGLIHSLWTPIPGRFKDYIAMPKSNMYQSLHTTVIGPKGERVEFQIRTEEMNKIAEEGIASHWKYKEKDTIKSKDSKYITWLRELIQSQKEHRDAREFLEAVKGEVIPEVVYVFTPRGEIKELPVGSTPVDFAYSIHTQVGNKCIGARVNGRIVPLRYQLKNGDTIEVITSPTHGPSRDWLKFVVTQRAKGRIKQWIKAEERKQSVELGAKLLEVELKRHHIKPATLKAEETLKVAKAFGMQTYEDLLVSVGYGKITPHQVVNRILQERPMEKSETPVEEVQKEPRPHREHKGISIKGIDHILYHTAKCCLPVPGDALAGFVTRGRGVTIHRKDCPNLERLAVDDARLVDVDWKSADEATSTARLLVETVDRPGMIADLSALISTVNVNISHMQATTTQDKKAHIILNLEVRDRPQLNSLIQKIAQTEGVFRVKR, from the coding sequence ATGGTTCATGAAGTCCTGACCATCCATTCCCTCATCAATAAGGTCCTCTCCTATAATCCTTCGGCAGATGTGGACTTATTGAAGAAAGCATACATCTTCTCGCGCGAGGCCCATTGCAGCCAGACAAGGATTGAAGGGACACCCTATATTGGCCACCCATTGTCCGTCGCCCACATCCTTGCGGACATGAAGATGGACGGAGCAACGATCGCTTCCGGGCTCCTTCACGATACTGTCGAGGATACGGGAGTTGCGATTCGGGACATCAAAGATATTTACGGAAATGAGATAGCCTTTCTCGTCGATTCCCTAACAAAGCTGAGCAGGATTGAATTCAAGACCAAGGAGGAAGCACAGGCGGAGAACTTCAGGAAGATGCTCCTCGCGATGTCAGAGGATATACGGGTCATCTTCATAAAGTTCGCCGACAGACTCCACAATATGAGAACCCTCCAGTTCCTTCCTGAAAACAAGAGGCAGCGGATAGCAACAGAGACCCTCGAGATCTATGCCCCTTTGGCGAACAGGCTTGGTATTGGCTGGCTGAGACTGGAATTTGAAGACCTGAGCTTCAAGTTCCTCATGCCGGAACTTTATGATGAGCTTGTGATGAGGGTCGCCAAGAGGAAGGAAGAGCAGGAAGGCTATCTCCATGAGGTCGCGCACACTGTCGAGGAGAAGCTTAAGGAGGAGGGGCTCAAGGGCAAGGTGTCGGGGAGGGTGAAGCACTATTACGGGATTTACCAGAAGATGCAGAAACAGGGCATCACCTTCGATCAGGTCCATGATGTTCTCGGACTCAGGATCATAACCGATACCAAGGCAAACTGTTATACGATCATGGGGTTAATTCACTCTCTCTGGACGCCGATCCCCGGAAGGTTCAAGGATTACATCGCCATGCCAAAGTCGAACATGTACCAGTCCCTCCATACGACGGTGATAGGACCGAAGGGAGAAAGGGTGGAGTTCCAGATACGGACTGAAGAGATGAACAAGATAGCCGAAGAAGGCATCGCGTCCCACTGGAAGTATAAGGAAAAGGATACGATCAAGAGCAAGGATAGTAAGTACATAACCTGGCTGCGGGAGCTGATCCAATCGCAAAAGGAGCACCGCGATGCACGGGAGTTCCTCGAGGCGGTAAAGGGAGAGGTCATACCTGAGGTGGTTTACGTTTTTACCCCGAGGGGCGAGATCAAGGAGCTTCCCGTGGGGTCCACGCCCGTTGACTTTGCTTACAGTATTCATACCCAGGTCGGCAACAAGTGCATCGGGGCAAGAGTGAACGGAAGGATCGTGCCGCTCAGGTATCAGCTGAAGAACGGCGACACCATCGAGGTGATAACCTCGCCGACCCACGGACCGAGCAGGGACTGGCTGAAGTTTGTTGTGACTCAGCGGGCAAAGGGTAGGATAAAGCAATGGATAAAGGCAGAAGAGCGGAAACAGAGCGTCGAATTGGGTGCGAAGCTCCTCGAGGTCGAACTGAAGAGGCATCATATCAAACCTGCCACATTAAAAGCTGAAGAGACGCTGAAAGTCGCCAAGGCCTTCGGAATGCAGACTTATGAGGATCTTCTCGTCTCCGTGGGATACGGCAAGATAACCCCCCATCAGGTAGTCAACAGGATTCTCCAGGAAAGACCGATGGAGAAGTCCGAGACCCCGGTGGAAGAGGTTCAGAAGGAACCCAGACCGCACAGAGAACACAAGGGAATCAGCATTAAGGGTATCGACCATATTCTCTACCACACCGCAAAATGTTGCCTGCCCGTGCCCGGAGACGCCCTTGCAGGCTTTGTGACAAGGGGCAGGGGAGTGACGATTCACCGGAAGGACTGTCCGAACCTCGAGCGGCTCGCCGTTGATGATGCACGGCTCGTTGATGTTGACTGGAAGTCTGCCGACGAAGCAACCTCGACAGCGCGCCTCCTCGTCGAGACCGTTGACAGACCGGGCATGATCGCAGACCTGAGCGCCCTGATATCGACGGTAAACGTCAATATAAGCCACATGCAGGCGACGACTACCCAGGACAAGAAGGCACATATCATTCTGAACCTCGAGGTCAGGGACAGACCTCAATTGAACAGCCTTATTCAAAAAATTGCTCAGACCGAGGGCGTCTTCAGGGTGAAGAGGTAG
- the feoB gene encoding ferrous iron transport protein B: MQVQEEDRIHREEDRHYRRIALIGNPNVGKSVIFGLLTGKYVTVSNYPGTTVEVSHGNIALDGKKYLLTDTPGVNSLIPMSEDERVTRDILLKERPSLLVQVADAKNLRRTLLLTLQIGETGLPMVLDLNMDDEARDRGIVIDVQRLKDILGVEIVTTVAPQRKGIKELRSSLMIKSSTLGIRITYGLLIEEYVAKLSHLLPEAHISKRAIALMILSGDESLREWLVANLSPDRIREVESLRDECQSKTTEVISSLINQKRLEAAEEITRQVMKRIAPEGGKVLSFIGRMSMHPLWGIPLLLVVLFFLYEFVGVFGAGTLVNFFEKTVFGDYLNPMFTKVVELLMPFDIVREMLVGEYGLITVAMTYAIAIILPITVTFFIAFAILEDSGYLPRLAIMTNRVFNLMGLNGKAVLPMILGLGCGTMAVMTARILETKRDRIIITFLLALAIPCSAQIGVILGLLGALSFKATLIWTGSILLTLLVSGYLASKIVKGERTDFFLEIPPIRKPDAMNILIKTAGRVEWYLREAVPLFLLGTFILFILHKLNLITLLERAASPVVVNLLGLPEKTTESFVLGFLRRDYGAAGLFTMAEKGLLTPVQSVVSLVTITLFIPCLANFFMIVKERGLKMALGMVAIVFPIAFLGGGALNWVLRFFQVKL; encoded by the coding sequence ATGCAAGTACAAGAAGAGGACCGCATACATAGGGAAGAGGACAGACATTACAGAAGAATTGCTCTTATCGGTAATCCCAACGTCGGGAAAAGCGTAATCTTTGGGCTTCTGACAGGAAAATACGTGACTGTCTCCAACTATCCTGGGACTACGGTGGAGGTCTCCCACGGTAATATTGCCCTTGACGGTAAGAAGTATCTCTTAACTGATACGCCGGGTGTGAACAGTCTTATTCCCATGAGCGAGGATGAGCGAGTCACGCGGGATATTCTCCTCAAGGAGCGCCCGTCGCTCCTTGTCCAGGTGGCTGATGCAAAAAATTTACGGCGGACACTCCTCCTCACGCTCCAGATTGGGGAGACGGGTCTTCCCATGGTACTCGACCTCAATATGGACGATGAAGCAAGGGACAGAGGGATCGTCATCGATGTCCAAAGACTGAAGGACATCCTCGGTGTTGAAATCGTAACCACGGTTGCACCGCAGCGGAAAGGGATTAAGGAGTTGAGGAGTTCCCTGATGATAAAGTCCTCAACGCTGGGGATAAGGATAACCTACGGCCTGCTCATAGAGGAATACGTTGCAAAACTGTCGCACCTGTTGCCTGAAGCACACATATCAAAACGGGCAATCGCGCTCATGATTCTGTCCGGTGACGAGAGCCTGAGAGAGTGGCTGGTCGCGAATCTTTCGCCTGATCGGATACGGGAGGTTGAATCCCTCAGGGATGAATGTCAGTCAAAGACCACTGAAGTCATAAGCTCCCTCATCAATCAGAAGAGGCTTGAAGCAGCAGAGGAGATCACGAGGCAGGTGATGAAGAGAATTGCCCCCGAGGGCGGGAAGGTGCTCTCATTCATCGGAAGGATGAGCATGCACCCTTTATGGGGAATCCCACTCCTGCTCGTTGTCCTCTTTTTCCTCTATGAATTTGTCGGGGTCTTCGGCGCCGGGACCCTTGTCAATTTCTTTGAAAAAACAGTCTTTGGCGATTACCTTAACCCTATGTTCACCAAGGTGGTCGAGCTGCTGATGCCCTTTGATATCGTCCGGGAGATGCTTGTGGGCGAGTATGGCCTTATCACGGTTGCTATGACCTACGCGATCGCTATCATCCTGCCTATAACCGTAACCTTTTTCATCGCCTTCGCAATCCTCGAGGACAGCGGTTATCTTCCACGCCTTGCGATCATGACCAACAGGGTCTTTAATCTTATGGGCCTGAACGGGAAGGCCGTGCTCCCCATGATTCTTGGCCTTGGCTGCGGGACGATGGCCGTCATGACCGCACGGATACTCGAAACCAAAAGGGACAGGATCATCATTACCTTTCTCCTGGCCCTTGCTATACCCTGCTCAGCGCAGATCGGTGTGATCCTCGGCTTGCTCGGCGCCCTCTCTTTCAAGGCGACCCTGATATGGACAGGGAGCATTCTGCTCACCCTGTTGGTATCAGGATATCTTGCATCAAAGATAGTCAAAGGAGAAAGGACAGACTTCTTTCTCGAAATTCCCCCGATACGAAAGCCCGATGCCATGAATATCCTGATAAAGACAGCAGGAAGGGTTGAATGGTATCTCAGGGAGGCTGTCCCGCTCTTCCTCCTCGGCACCTTCATCCTTTTTATCCTCCATAAGCTCAATCTCATTACGCTTCTTGAGAGGGCTGCCTCACCCGTCGTTGTCAACCTTCTAGGGCTTCCTGAAAAGACGACGGAGTCCTTTGTCCTCGGTTTCCTGCGGAGGGACTACGGAGCTGCCGGACTCTTTACCATGGCCGAAAAGGGTCTCCTTACCCCTGTGCAGTCGGTTGTCAGTCTCGTCACGATAACGCTCTTTATCCCCTGCCTTGCGAATTTCTTTATGATCGTGAAAGAGAGAGGGCTGAAGATGGCTCTCGGCATGGTGGCCATTGTCTTTCCCATCGCCTTTCTCGGGGGGGGAGCGTTGAACTGGGTGCTGAGGTTTTTCCAGGTGAAGCTGTAG
- a CDS encoding acetate--CoA ligase family protein, whose protein sequence is MKTFIEKAGGRKVFLEHEVKGLMKAMGFPVPRGRFIRKGEGIMPHDELPFPLVAKVSSSAIASKSDVHGIRIGLKSEEELAVAVADLMSIEGAEGVLVEEMAPPGLEVVVGGTSDGQFGPIVMFGLGGIFVELFKDIAFALAPLKKDEALWLVRAVKGYRLLEGYRGSLTVDLKSLTELLVGISELMATGLIEEIDLNPVALYPEGAMILDAKMLAALSSENAPFLGLTQTGVSSVEVS, encoded by the coding sequence TTGAAAACATTCATCGAGAAGGCTGGGGGCAGGAAAGTCTTTCTCGAACATGAGGTGAAGGGGCTTATGAAGGCCATGGGCTTTCCTGTCCCGAGAGGGAGGTTCATCAGGAAGGGCGAGGGCATCATGCCGCATGATGAGCTTCCCTTCCCCCTCGTTGCAAAGGTCTCCTCTTCGGCAATAGCCTCAAAAAGCGATGTCCATGGGATAAGAATCGGACTGAAGAGCGAGGAGGAATTGGCTGTTGCTGTGGCAGATCTTATGAGTATTGAGGGGGCTGAGGGCGTGCTTGTGGAAGAGATGGCTCCGCCCGGACTTGAAGTTGTCGTCGGCGGGACCAGTGACGGGCAGTTTGGCCCCATCGTGATGTTCGGCCTCGGAGGGATATTTGTGGAACTCTTTAAGGATATAGCCTTTGCCCTTGCTCCGCTTAAGAAGGATGAGGCCCTATGGCTTGTAAGGGCGGTAAAGGGATACAGACTTCTCGAAGGGTACCGAGGGAGTCTGACGGTCGATCTCAAGTCGCTGACAGAGCTCCTCGTCGGAATCTCAGAACTTATGGCAACAGGTCTCATTGAAGAGATCGACCTGAACCCTGTCGCCCTCTATCCCGAAGGGGCCATGATCCTTGATGCAAAGATGCTTGCCGCCCTGTCATCTGAGAATGCTCCTTTTCTCGGTCTCACCCAGACTGGAGTCTCTTCGGTAGAGGTCAGTTGA